The Herbaspirillum sp. RTI4 genome has a segment encoding these proteins:
- a CDS encoding PhoH family protein, producing the protein MPLPKLPSKPAALLSPSDYPKADNGKPKPHIALVEPRPVAPAKVAPIKAAPASRSKIADKPAAPAKPRQALATGASRASQAKSRTSRNADKLGVTKLFVLDTNVLMHDPSSLFRFEEHDIYLPMITLEELDNHKKGMTEVARNARQVSRSLDALVHDIAENAIDQGIPLAKLGNKDAGGRLFFQTRLQNASLPEGLPEGKADNQILGVVLALAKLHPEQPVVLVSKDINMRLKARAIGLPAEDYFNDHVLEDTDLLYSGIQQLPDDFWNKHGKGLESWQESKLGTSYTYYRVTGPYVPSLLVNQFVFIEPKNGEPAFYGQVSQINGKTAVLQTLRDYGHAKNSVWGITSRNREQNFALNLLMNPECDFVTLLGQAGTGKTLLALAAGLAQVLETKTYNEIIVTRVTVPVGEDIGFLPGTEEEKMGPWMGAFDDNLEVLNKSDNEAGEWGRAATQDLIRSRIKIKSLNFMRGRTFVNKFLIIDEAQNLTPKQMKTLVTRAGPGTKIICLGNIAQIDTPYLTEGSSGLTYVVDRFKGWSHSGHVTLARGERSRLADHASEVL; encoded by the coding sequence ATGCCCCTGCCCAAACTGCCTAGCAAACCCGCGGCACTCCTGTCTCCCAGCGATTATCCGAAAGCCGACAACGGCAAACCGAAACCGCATATCGCTTTAGTCGAGCCGCGTCCTGTTGCCCCGGCCAAGGTCGCCCCCATCAAAGCCGCTCCCGCGTCCCGCAGCAAAATCGCCGACAAGCCCGCCGCGCCGGCAAAACCGCGCCAGGCGCTGGCAACCGGTGCTTCGCGCGCCTCGCAAGCCAAGTCCCGCACCAGCCGTAACGCCGACAAACTGGGCGTCACCAAGCTGTTCGTGCTCGATACCAATGTGCTGATGCATGATCCAAGTTCCTTGTTCCGCTTTGAAGAGCATGACATCTACCTGCCGATGATCACGCTGGAAGAGCTGGATAATCACAAAAAGGGCATGACGGAAGTTGCGCGCAACGCCCGTCAGGTTTCTCGCTCACTCGATGCACTGGTCCACGATATCGCCGAAAACGCGATCGACCAGGGTATCCCGCTGGCAAAACTGGGCAACAAGGATGCCGGTGGCCGTCTGTTCTTCCAGACGCGTCTGCAAAATGCCAGCCTGCCCGAGGGCTTGCCTGAAGGCAAGGCCGACAATCAGATTCTGGGCGTCGTTCTGGCCCTCGCCAAGCTGCATCCCGAGCAGCCGGTAGTGCTGGTATCCAAAGACATCAACATGCGCCTCAAGGCGCGTGCCATCGGCTTGCCGGCCGAAGATTACTTTAACGACCATGTGCTGGAAGATACCGACCTGCTGTATTCCGGCATCCAACAGCTACCGGATGATTTCTGGAACAAACACGGCAAGGGCCTGGAGTCCTGGCAGGAAAGCAAACTCGGCACCAGCTATACCTACTATCGGGTGACCGGGCCGTATGTCCCCTCGCTGCTGGTCAATCAGTTCGTCTTCATCGAACCTAAAAATGGCGAACCGGCGTTTTATGGCCAGGTCAGCCAGATCAACGGTAAAACAGCGGTACTTCAAACGCTGCGCGACTACGGCCATGCCAAAAACAGTGTCTGGGGCATCACTTCGCGTAATCGCGAACAGAATTTCGCGCTCAATCTGTTGATGAACCCGGAATGCGATTTCGTGACCCTGCTGGGTCAGGCCGGTACCGGCAAGACACTGCTGGCCTTGGCCGCCGGACTGGCGCAGGTTCTGGAAACCAAGACCTACAATGAAATCATCGTCACCCGTGTCACCGTCCCCGTGGGCGAAGACATCGGCTTCCTGCCCGGCACCGAGGAAGAAAAAATGGGCCCGTGGATGGGTGCCTTTGACGACAATCTGGAAGTCTTGAACAAATCCGACAACGAAGCCGGCGAATGGGGTCGTGCCGCAACGCAAGACCTGATCCGCTCACGCATCAAGATCAAATCCCTGAACTTCATGCGCGGTCGCACCTTCGTCAATAAATTCCTGATCATCGACGAAGCGCAAAATCTGACGCCGAAACAAATGAAAACTCTGGTCACCCGCGCCGGTCCGGGAACCAAGATCATTTGCCTGGGCAATATCGCGCAAATCGATACGCCTTATCTGACCGAAGGATCGAGCGGACTGACGTATGTGGTCGATCGCTTCAAGGGGTGGTCGCATAGCGGCCATGTGACTCTGGCGCGCGGCGAACGCTCGCGTCTGGCAGATCATGCAAGCGAGGTTCTGTAA
- a CDS encoding peroxiredoxin encodes MLSNDASILNMNVPDFSAAMTGTTEFHLADFLGKNLVLYFYPKDNTPGCTAESMEFRDLHPQFKQHNTEIVGISRDSLRSHEGFKSKLGLPFELISDPEETLCLMFNVMKQKNMYGKKVRGIERSTFVIDASGTVRKEWRGLKVPNHAQDVLGFIQALTPASQLVAV; translated from the coding sequence ATGTTGAGCAACGACGCATCCATACTGAACATGAACGTGCCGGATTTTTCTGCGGCAATGACCGGCACGACCGAATTTCATCTGGCCGATTTTTTGGGTAAAAATCTTGTCCTGTATTTTTATCCCAAAGACAACACACCGGGTTGCACCGCTGAAAGCATGGAATTCCGGGATCTGCACCCGCAATTCAAGCAACACAATACTGAAATTGTCGGTATCAGCCGTGACAGCCTGCGTTCGCATGAAGGCTTCAAGAGCAAACTGGGATTACCGTTCGAGTTGATTTCTGACCCCGAAGAAACGCTGTGTCTGATGTTCAATGTCATGAAGCAAAAAAATATGTATGGCAAAAAAGTGCGCGGCATTGAGCGCAGCACCTTTGTCATCGATGCCAGCGGTACAGTGCGCAAAGAATGGCGCGGCCTCAAGGTACCGAATCATGCTCAGGACGTCTTGGGCTTCATCCAAGCGCTCACACCGGCATCACAACTGGTGGCCGTATAA
- a CDS encoding polysaccharide deacetylase family protein, with product MPKLILKIDADTLRGTRVGVPNLIKQLQRHHARATFLFSLGYDHTGWALRQIFRPGFFSKVSRTSVVEHYGLKTLMYGVLLPAPDIGKAAADTMRATEAAGFECGIHTWDHRVWQDSVRIRDKAWTQAVMQRAYQRFQEIFGHAPLTHGAAGWQMNDDAFAQLDNFGIAYSSDGRALLKEDGSLLDASAGAHRLKVAGRTLKCIQMPTTLPTLDELLGRTMNGITLDTGNVASFLLDLTQNPRDHVFTLHAELEGQKLAPIFEQLLNGWKQQGYELIGMGDYYQTIKDDVLPDCPVTWGELPGRSGEMIVQQAV from the coding sequence TTGCCTAAATTAATCCTCAAAATCGATGCCGATACCTTACGCGGTACGCGTGTGGGCGTTCCCAACCTGATCAAGCAGTTGCAGCGGCATCACGCCCGTGCGACTTTCCTGTTTTCGCTGGGATACGACCACACCGGCTGGGCCTTGCGACAAATTTTCCGCCCCGGATTCTTTAGCAAAGTGTCGCGCACCTCAGTAGTGGAGCATTACGGTCTGAAAACCCTGATGTATGGCGTGCTGCTGCCCGCACCCGACATCGGCAAGGCCGCTGCGGACACCATGCGCGCCACTGAAGCCGCCGGTTTCGAATGCGGCATCCATACCTGGGACCATAGAGTCTGGCAGGACAGCGTGCGTATCCGTGATAAAGCATGGACGCAAGCCGTCATGCAACGCGCCTACCAGCGCTTTCAGGAAATTTTCGGCCACGCACCGCTCACCCACGGTGCGGCTGGCTGGCAGATGAATGACGATGCTTTTGCGCAACTTGATAACTTCGGTATTGCCTATTCGTCGGACGGCCGCGCCTTGCTCAAGGAAGACGGTTCGCTGCTTGATGCGTCTGCGGGAGCGCATCGGCTCAAGGTAGCAGGCCGTACACTTAAATGTATTCAGATGCCCACCACCCTGCCGACGCTCGATGAACTGCTGGGTCGAACCATGAACGGCATCACCCTCGATACCGGGAATGTGGCGTCATTTCTGCTGGATCTGACACAAAATCCACGCGATCATGTATTTACCTTGCATGCAGAGCTTGAAGGGCAGAAACTTGCCCCCATTTTCGAACAACTTCTAAATGGCTGGAAACAGCAAGGGTATGAGTTAATCGGAATGGGGGATTACTACCAGACCATCAAGGACGACGTACTCCCTGATTGTCCGGTTACTTGGGGCGAATTACCAGGACGCTCCGGCGAAATGATCGTACAGCAAGCAGTCTAA
- a CDS encoding bifunctional UDP-4-keto-pentose/UDP-xylose synthase: MKKVLILGVNGFIGHHLSKRILETTDWHVYGMDMMTDRIRDLLDDPAYKARMHFFEGDITINKEWVEYHVKKCDVILPLVAIATPSTYVKQPLRVFELDFEANLPIVRSAAKYNKHLVFPSTSEVYGMCHDDEFDPEQSELICGPINKPRWIYSCAKQLMDRVIWGYGMESGLNFTLFRPFNWIGAGLDSIHTPKEGSSRVVTQFFGHIVRGENISLVDGGEQKRAFTYIDDGIDALMKIIANENGIASGKIYNIGNPVNNFSIRELAHMMLTLATEYPEYAESAAQVKLVETTSAEYYGKGYQDVQNRVPKITNTCEELNWQPSILMPETLRNIFDAYRGQVAEARALMD; encoded by the coding sequence ATGAAAAAAGTCCTCATCCTTGGCGTCAACGGCTTCATCGGTCATCATTTATCGAAGCGGATACTCGAAACCACCGACTGGCACGTCTATGGCATGGATATGATGACTGACCGCATCCGCGATCTGCTCGACGATCCCGCCTACAAGGCGCGCATGCACTTCTTCGAAGGCGACATCACCATCAATAAGGAATGGGTCGAGTACCACGTCAAAAAATGCGACGTGATCTTGCCCCTGGTGGCGATCGCGACACCGTCCACCTACGTCAAACAGCCATTGCGCGTGTTCGAGCTCGATTTCGAAGCCAACCTGCCTATCGTGCGGTCGGCAGCGAAATACAATAAACATCTGGTGTTTCCATCGACGTCGGAAGTCTATGGCATGTGCCACGACGATGAATTCGATCCGGAACAATCCGAACTGATCTGCGGCCCGATCAACAAGCCGCGCTGGATCTACTCCTGCGCCAAGCAATTGATGGATCGTGTCATCTGGGGCTACGGCATGGAATCGGGCCTGAATTTCACGCTATTTCGCCCTTTCAACTGGATCGGTGCCGGTCTGGATTCGATCCACACGCCGAAAGAAGGCAGTTCGCGCGTCGTCACACAATTCTTCGGCCACATCGTGCGCGGAGAAAATATTTCTCTGGTCGATGGCGGTGAGCAAAAACGTGCTTTCACCTATATCGACGATGGCATTGATGCGCTGATGAAAATTATCGCCAATGAAAACGGTATCGCCAGCGGAAAAATTTATAACATCGGTAATCCGGTGAATAATTTCTCGATCCGCGAACTTGCGCACATGATGCTCACGCTCGCCACAGAATATCCCGAGTACGCAGAGTCGGCAGCGCAGGTCAAGCTGGTGGAAACCACCTCGGCCGAGTACTACGGCAAAGGCTATCAGGATGTGCAAAACCGGGTGCCCAAGATCACCAATACTTGCGAAGAACTGAACTGGCAGCCCAGCATTTTGATGCCAGAAACGCTGCGTAATATTTTCGACGCCTATCGCGGCCAGGTTGCAGAAGCGCGCGCATTGATGGATTGA
- a CDS encoding formyltransferase: MNCVVFAYHDVGVRCLKVLLARGVQISLVITHEDNPTENIWFGSVAALCREEGIPYIAPEDPSTPEVIAQIRAAQPDFIFSFYYRHMLPVELLELAKSGAYNMHGSLLPAYRGRVPINWAVLQGATETGATLHAMTAKPDAGFIVAQTAVPILPDDTAHEVFGKVVVAAEQTLWQALPAMLAGQTPHLPNDLSKGSYFGGRKPEDGRLDWNKSAQDVHNLVRAVAPPYPGAFEQIAGDKITLTKTRRVPAALSQKLTQQYAGLAALLDEGRLYARCGDGNYLQIGHILINDKEVPLEHYLNYKTA; encoded by the coding sequence ATGAACTGCGTCGTTTTCGCTTATCACGATGTCGGTGTGCGCTGCCTGAAGGTCTTGCTCGCGCGCGGTGTGCAAATCAGTCTGGTGATAACGCACGAGGACAATCCGACAGAAAATATCTGGTTCGGCTCGGTTGCCGCGCTCTGCCGTGAAGAGGGGATTCCCTATATCGCGCCGGAAGATCCTTCCACTCCGGAAGTAATTGCGCAGATCCGCGCAGCGCAGCCCGATTTCATCTTCAGTTTTTATTATCGCCACATGCTGCCGGTCGAATTGCTGGAACTCGCCAAGTCGGGTGCTTACAACATGCACGGTTCGCTGCTGCCGGCCTATCGGGGACGTGTGCCTATCAATTGGGCGGTGCTGCAAGGCGCGACCGAAACCGGCGCCACCCTGCATGCGATGACCGCCAAGCCCGATGCCGGCTTCATCGTCGCCCAAACCGCTGTGCCGATTTTGCCCGACGATACTGCGCATGAAGTATTCGGCAAGGTCGTCGTCGCCGCAGAACAAACGCTCTGGCAAGCCTTGCCGGCGATGCTGGCGGGACAAACACCGCACTTGCCGAACGACTTGAGCAAGGGTAGCTACTTCGGCGGACGCAAGCCGGAAGACGGCCGTCTGGACTGGAACAAGTCGGCGCAGGACGTCCATAATCTGGTCCGCGCAGTGGCTCCGCCCTACCCGGGAGCCTTCGAACAAATCGCAGGTGATAAAATCACGCTAACAAAAACCCGGCGGGTTCCCGCTGCACTGAGTCAGAAGCTGACGCAGCAGTACGCAGGGCTAGCGGCATTATTAGACGAGGGCCGCCTGTATGCCCGCTGCGGCGATGGCAATTATTTACAGATCGGGCACATTCTGATCAACGATAAGGAAGTCCCGCTGGAACATTATCTGAACTATAAAACCGCCTGA